A window from Brachyhypopomus gauderio isolate BG-103 chromosome 6, BGAUD_0.2, whole genome shotgun sequence encodes these proteins:
- the slc29a4a gene encoding equilibrative nucleoside transporter 4 isoform X1 encodes MGSKGVERRRQATPTHTTPTQTPEGNVVMSFSFESYQLEEEECQGKDISDKGMLALSEPAFEAPVPDDRYHGIYFAMLLAGVGFLLPYNSFITDVDYLHHKFEGTSIVFDMSLTYILVALVAVVLNNVVVEMLSLHTRITVGYLFALGPLVFVGVFDVWLERFTTAQAYVLNLISVGIVAFGCTVQQSSFYGYMGMLPKRYTQGVMTGESTAGVIISLSRILTKLLISDERKNTIIFFLISIAMEMMCFILHLLVRRTHFVRYYTGLARRGLAHAKDRTHHGNQYQVHHDVIAEEVRFGNGAVAASPAEDGATEVVYAGSSTYVRFDVPKLKIKRSWPGIKDMILHRYVVSRVIWTYMLSIAVTYFITLCLFPGLESEIRNPALGEWLPILIMAIFNMSDFVGKILAALPYEWNGVRLLLCSCLRVVFIPLFVLCVYPAPTPTLTHPAWPCVFSLLMGISNGYFGSVPMIQAAGRVPPEQRELAGNTMTVSYMTGLMLGSVVAYAACGFIAPGQSLQSETGSNFTQGY; translated from the exons ATGGGGTCTAAAGGTGTGGAGAGACGCAGgcaggccacgcccacccacaccacccccacccagacCCCGGAGGGAAACGTGGTGATGAGTTTCAGCTTCGAAAGCTACCAGCTCGAGGAGGAGGAGTGCCAGGGCAAAGACATCTCAGACAAAGGCATGCTGGCTCTCTCTGAGCCGG CGTTTGAAGCGCCTGTACCGGACGACCGTTACCATGGGATCTACTTTGCCATGCTCCTGGCTGGTGTGGGATTCCTGTTGCCTTACAATAGCTTCATCACAGACGTTGACTACCTGCATCATAAATTTGAAG GGACGTCCATCGTTTTCGACATGAGCCTCACCTATATCCTTGTGGCCCTTGTGGCGGTGGTCCTGAATAATGTGGTAGTAGAAATGCTCAGTCTGCACACCAGGATCACTGTGG GTTACCTCTTTGCTCTTGGCCCTCTGGTTTTTGTTGGTGTTTTTGACGTGTGGTTGGAGAGGTTCACTACAGCCCAGGCGTATGTCCTCAACCTGATATCCGTGGGCATCGTGGCCTTTGGATGCACAG TGCAACAATCCAGTTTCTATGGCTACATGGGGATGCTTCCAAAACGTTACACACAAGGTGTAATGACCGGAGAAA GCACAGCAGGAGTGATTATCTCACTCAGCCGGATCCTCACCAAGCTGCTGATTAGTGATGAGAGGAAGAACACTATCATCTTCTTCCTCATCTCCATCGCCATGGAGATGATGTGCTTCATTCTGCACCTACTGGTGCGCAGGACACACTTTGTGCGCTACTACACGGGCCTGGCCCGCCGCGGCCTGGCCCACGCCAAGGACCGCACGCACCACGGCAACCAATACCAGGTCCACCATGATGTCATAGCAGAGGAAGTAAGATTT GGCAATGGTGCAGTGGCAGCATCTCCGGCTGAAGATGGCGCCACTGAGGTCGTTTATGCGGGCAGCAGCACTTATGTGAGATTTGATGTGCCAAAGCTAAAGATTAAAAGGAGCTGGCCAGGCATCAAGG ATATGATCCTGCATCGTTATGTGGTTTCCCGGGTGATCTGGACCTATATGTTGTCCATTGCAGTCACCTACTTCATCACCCTGTGCCTGTTTCCCGGCCTGGAGTCCGAGATCCGTAACCCCGCCCTGGGGGAGTGGCTCCCCATCCTCATTATGGCCATCTTCAACATGTCTGACTTTGTGGGCAAA ATCTTGGCGGCTTTGCCTTACGAGTGGAACGGCGTGCGCCTGCTGCTCTGCTCATGTCTGCGGGTGGTCTTCATCCCGCTCTTCGTCCTGTGTGTGTACCCGGCACCGACGCCGACGCTCACACACCCGGCGTGGCCCTGCGTTTTCTCTCTCCTCATGGGCATCAGCAACGGCTACTTCGGCAGCGTGCCCATGATCCAGGCCGCCGGCAGGGTGCCGCCTGAGCAGAGAGAGCTAGCAG GAAACACGATGACCGTGTCCTACATGACCGGACTGATGCTGGGATCTGTGGTGGCGTATGCAGCCTGCGGCTTCATTGCCCCAGGCCAGAGCCTCCAATCAGAGACGGGCTCAAACTTCACCCAGGGCTATTAG
- the slc29a4a gene encoding equilibrative nucleoside transporter 4 isoform X2 codes for MGSKGVERRRQATPTHTTPTQTPEGNVVMSFSFESYQLEEEECQGKDISDKGMLALSEPAFEAPVPDDRYHGIYFAMLLAGVGFLLPYNSFITDVDYLHHKFEGTSIVFDMSLTYILVALVAVVLNNVVVEMLSLHTRITVGYLFALGPLVFVGVFDVWLERFTTAQAYVLNLISVGIVAFGCTVQQSSFYGYMGMLPKRYTQGVMTGESTAGVIISLSRILTKLLISDERKNTIIFFLISIAMEMMCFILHLLVRRTHFVRYYTGLARRGLAHAKDRTHHGNQYQVHHDVIAEEGNGAVAASPAEDGATEVVYAGSSTYVRFDVPKLKIKRSWPGIKDMILHRYVVSRVIWTYMLSIAVTYFITLCLFPGLESEIRNPALGEWLPILIMAIFNMSDFVGKILAALPYEWNGVRLLLCSCLRVVFIPLFVLCVYPAPTPTLTHPAWPCVFSLLMGISNGYFGSVPMIQAAGRVPPEQRELAGNTMTVSYMTGLMLGSVVAYAACGFIAPGQSLQSETGSNFTQGY; via the exons ATGGGGTCTAAAGGTGTGGAGAGACGCAGgcaggccacgcccacccacaccacccccacccagacCCCGGAGGGAAACGTGGTGATGAGTTTCAGCTTCGAAAGCTACCAGCTCGAGGAGGAGGAGTGCCAGGGCAAAGACATCTCAGACAAAGGCATGCTGGCTCTCTCTGAGCCGG CGTTTGAAGCGCCTGTACCGGACGACCGTTACCATGGGATCTACTTTGCCATGCTCCTGGCTGGTGTGGGATTCCTGTTGCCTTACAATAGCTTCATCACAGACGTTGACTACCTGCATCATAAATTTGAAG GGACGTCCATCGTTTTCGACATGAGCCTCACCTATATCCTTGTGGCCCTTGTGGCGGTGGTCCTGAATAATGTGGTAGTAGAAATGCTCAGTCTGCACACCAGGATCACTGTGG GTTACCTCTTTGCTCTTGGCCCTCTGGTTTTTGTTGGTGTTTTTGACGTGTGGTTGGAGAGGTTCACTACAGCCCAGGCGTATGTCCTCAACCTGATATCCGTGGGCATCGTGGCCTTTGGATGCACAG TGCAACAATCCAGTTTCTATGGCTACATGGGGATGCTTCCAAAACGTTACACACAAGGTGTAATGACCGGAGAAA GCACAGCAGGAGTGATTATCTCACTCAGCCGGATCCTCACCAAGCTGCTGATTAGTGATGAGAGGAAGAACACTATCATCTTCTTCCTCATCTCCATCGCCATGGAGATGATGTGCTTCATTCTGCACCTACTGGTGCGCAGGACACACTTTGTGCGCTACTACACGGGCCTGGCCCGCCGCGGCCTGGCCCACGCCAAGGACCGCACGCACCACGGCAACCAATACCAGGTCCACCATGATGTCATAGCAGAGGAA GGCAATGGTGCAGTGGCAGCATCTCCGGCTGAAGATGGCGCCACTGAGGTCGTTTATGCGGGCAGCAGCACTTATGTGAGATTTGATGTGCCAAAGCTAAAGATTAAAAGGAGCTGGCCAGGCATCAAGG ATATGATCCTGCATCGTTATGTGGTTTCCCGGGTGATCTGGACCTATATGTTGTCCATTGCAGTCACCTACTTCATCACCCTGTGCCTGTTTCCCGGCCTGGAGTCCGAGATCCGTAACCCCGCCCTGGGGGAGTGGCTCCCCATCCTCATTATGGCCATCTTCAACATGTCTGACTTTGTGGGCAAA ATCTTGGCGGCTTTGCCTTACGAGTGGAACGGCGTGCGCCTGCTGCTCTGCTCATGTCTGCGGGTGGTCTTCATCCCGCTCTTCGTCCTGTGTGTGTACCCGGCACCGACGCCGACGCTCACACACCCGGCGTGGCCCTGCGTTTTCTCTCTCCTCATGGGCATCAGCAACGGCTACTTCGGCAGCGTGCCCATGATCCAGGCCGCCGGCAGGGTGCCGCCTGAGCAGAGAGAGCTAGCAG GAAACACGATGACCGTGTCCTACATGACCGGACTGATGCTGGGATCTGTGGTGGCGTATGCAGCCTGCGGCTTCATTGCCCCAGGCCAGAGCCTCCAATCAGAGACGGGCTCAAACTTCACCCAGGGCTATTAG